In Streptomyces sp. NBC_01408, one DNA window encodes the following:
- a CDS encoding M28 family metallopeptidase — protein sequence MASRRIAAATAALAAAALVSPLLLAGPAGATGSPQSDAAKGDALARKLVKDATGKGANNHLKVFQAIADYNKGNRVAGSKGHVQSAQYVEAVMRAAGYQVTKNEFDFVYVETIAEKLTVNGANQRDVPIHLMTYTASGPEEGITAQVAVAPVDADGTTGCEPGDFASGTFTGKIALVKRGGCAFAVKQANAAAAGAVGAVIYNNTEGALNGTLGDPAAGKVPTGGITLAEGEKLAAEAAAGPVELTLDIRELRENRKSYNVVAETRGGDENNTVFLGAHLDSVAAGPGINDNGSGSAGILQVAQRLASSQGKIKNKVKFAWWSAEEFGLLGSEAYVAGLTEDQKKKIKLYLNFDMIASPNAAYFVYDGDDSDATGAGPGPEGSAQIERGITDFLDSKKIPHEGTDFSGRSDYGPFIEVGIPSGGTFTGAEGIKSEAQAAKFGGQAGVAYDVNYHAAGDDINNIDQKALDINVDVIADAVGHYAHDLAPLSKPVVSQPTTPGTGSGGGLHEGHGHEVTQ from the coding sequence ATGGCCTCACGCCGTATAGCTGCAGCAACCGCCGCCCTGGCAGCCGCTGCCCTCGTCTCCCCGCTGCTCCTCGCCGGGCCCGCCGGTGCCACCGGCAGCCCGCAGAGCGACGCCGCCAAGGGGGACGCCCTGGCCAGGAAGCTGGTCAAGGACGCGACCGGCAAGGGCGCCAACAACCACCTCAAGGTGTTCCAGGCCATCGCCGACTACAACAAGGGCAACCGCGTGGCCGGTTCCAAGGGCCACGTGCAGTCCGCCCAGTACGTCGAGGCCGTGATGCGCGCGGCCGGCTACCAGGTGACCAAGAACGAGTTCGACTTCGTCTACGTCGAGACGATCGCCGAGAAGCTCACGGTGAACGGCGCGAACCAGCGCGACGTCCCGATCCACCTGATGACGTACACCGCGAGCGGTCCGGAGGAGGGCATCACCGCGCAGGTCGCGGTCGCCCCGGTCGACGCGGACGGCACCACCGGCTGCGAGCCGGGGGACTTCGCCTCCGGCACCTTCACGGGCAAGATCGCCCTGGTCAAGCGCGGCGGCTGCGCCTTCGCCGTGAAGCAGGCCAACGCGGCCGCGGCCGGAGCGGTCGGCGCGGTCATCTACAACAACACCGAGGGCGCCCTGAACGGCACCCTCGGCGACCCGGCCGCCGGCAAGGTCCCGACCGGCGGGATCACCCTGGCGGAGGGCGAGAAGCTCGCCGCCGAGGCGGCGGCCGGACCGGTCGAGCTCACCCTCGACATCCGCGAGCTGCGCGAGAACCGCAAGTCCTACAACGTCGTCGCCGAGACCCGCGGCGGCGACGAGAACAACACCGTGTTCCTCGGCGCCCACCTCGACTCGGTCGCGGCGGGCCCGGGCATCAACGACAACGGCTCCGGCTCGGCCGGCATCCTCCAGGTCGCCCAGCGCCTCGCGAGCAGCCAGGGGAAGATCAAGAACAAGGTCAAGTTCGCCTGGTGGTCGGCGGAGGAGTTCGGCCTGCTCGGCTCCGAGGCCTACGTCGCCGGGCTGACGGAGGACCAGAAGAAGAAGATCAAGCTCTACCTCAACTTCGACATGATCGCCTCGCCGAACGCCGCCTACTTCGTCTACGACGGCGACGACTCGGACGCCACGGGCGCGGGTCCGGGCCCCGAGGGCTCGGCGCAGATCGAGCGGGGCATAACCGACTTCCTCGACTCGAAGAAGATCCCGCACGAGGGCACGGACTTCTCGGGCCGCTCGGACTACGGCCCGTTCATCGAGGTGGGCATCCCCTCCGGCGGCACCTTCACCGGCGCCGAGGGCATCAAGTCCGAGGCCCAGGCGGCGAAGTTCGGCGGCCAGGCGGGCGTCGCGTACGACGTGAACTACCACGCGGCGGGCGACGACATCAACAACATCGACCAGAAGGCGCTCGACATCAACGTCGACGTCATCGCGGACGCGGTCGGCCACTACGCCCACGACCTGGCCCCGCTGTCGAAGCCGGTCGTCTCGCAGCCGACCACCCCGGGCACGGGCAGCGGCGGCGGCCTGCACGAGGGCCACGGGCACGAGGTGACGCAGTAA
- a CDS encoding response regulator transcription factor, with amino-acid sequence MSIRVMLVDDQVLLRTGFRMVLAAQPDMDVVAEAGDGLEALEVLRATKVDVVLMDVRMPRLDGVEATRRICEPEEHPKVIILTTFDLDEYAFSGLKAGASGFMLKDVPPAELLGAIRSVHSGDAVVAPSTTRRLLDRFAPMLPTTTQEPQNKDIERLTEREREVMLLVAQGLSNGEIAARLVLSEATVKTHVGRILTKLGLRDRVQVVVLAYETGLVRAGGGGAS; translated from the coding sequence ATGTCCATCCGAGTAATGCTCGTCGACGACCAGGTGCTGCTGCGCACCGGCTTCCGCATGGTGCTCGCAGCCCAGCCGGACATGGACGTCGTCGCCGAGGCGGGAGACGGCCTGGAGGCGCTGGAGGTGCTGCGGGCCACCAAGGTGGACGTGGTGCTCATGGACGTCCGCATGCCGAGGCTCGACGGGGTCGAGGCGACCCGGCGGATCTGCGAGCCCGAGGAACACCCCAAGGTCATCATCCTGACCACTTTCGACCTGGACGAGTACGCCTTCTCCGGGCTGAAGGCCGGCGCGAGCGGCTTCATGCTGAAGGACGTGCCGCCGGCCGAGCTGCTCGGGGCCATCCGCTCGGTGCACAGCGGGGACGCGGTCGTCGCCCCCTCCACGACGCGGCGGCTGCTGGACCGGTTCGCGCCGATGCTGCCGACGACCACGCAGGAGCCGCAGAACAAGGACATCGAGCGGCTGACGGAGCGCGAGCGCGAGGTCATGCTGCTGGTCGCCCAGGGCCTGTCGAACGGCGAGATCGCCGCCCGGCTGGTCCTGTCGGAGGCCACGGTGAAGACCCACGTGGGCCGCATCCTGACGAAGCTGGGCCTGCGCGACCGCGTCCAGGTGGTCGTCCTCGCGTACGAGACGGGCCTGGTCCGCGCGGGCGGCGGCGGAGCCTCGTAG
- a CDS encoding sensor histidine kinase, producing the protein MQRLYDFLRRHPTGVDSFWAVLFFGVSMMTVAGSGGQGTAMQLATVPVVVALSAAVALRRKWTQPMLWLTVGAGAYQLALGIEAQFCDVAMLVILFTVAAGDVSRWVSRAALGVGLLASPLYFLRFGVDKSGSTVEEILFALFVMVPFALAWVTGDSLRTRRAYYAQLIERNQRLENQREAQAKVAVAAERARIARELHDVVAHNVSVMVVQADGAAYVMDAAPEQAKEALQTISGTGRQALAEMRRLLGVLRTGEPQESEDYVPQPDVEQIEVLVEQVRAAGLEVDFEVEGAPRRLPTGVELTAYRIVQEALTNTRKHGGPDAKASVRLVYFDDGLGLLVEDDGRGAAHELYEDGGADGAGHGLIGMRERIGMVGGTLDTGPRPGGGFRISALLPLKKK; encoded by the coding sequence GTGCAGCGCCTCTACGACTTCCTCCGCAGACACCCGACGGGCGTCGACAGCTTCTGGGCTGTCCTCTTCTTCGGGGTCTCGATGATGACCGTGGCGGGTTCCGGCGGCCAGGGCACCGCCATGCAGCTGGCCACCGTCCCCGTGGTGGTCGCGCTGAGCGCCGCCGTGGCCCTGCGCCGCAAGTGGACCCAGCCGATGCTCTGGCTGACCGTGGGCGCCGGCGCCTACCAGCTGGCCCTCGGCATCGAGGCCCAGTTCTGCGACGTCGCCATGCTCGTGATCCTCTTCACCGTCGCGGCCGGCGACGTATCGCGCTGGGTCTCGCGCGCCGCCCTCGGCGTGGGGCTGCTGGCCTCCCCGCTCTACTTCCTGCGCTTCGGCGTGGACAAGAGCGGGAGCACGGTCGAGGAGATCCTCTTCGCCCTCTTCGTCATGGTCCCCTTCGCCCTCGCCTGGGTGACCGGCGACTCCCTGCGCACCCGCCGGGCCTACTACGCCCAGCTCATCGAGCGAAACCAGCGGCTGGAGAACCAGCGCGAGGCCCAGGCCAAGGTGGCGGTCGCCGCCGAGCGCGCCCGGATCGCCCGGGAGCTGCACGACGTCGTCGCGCACAACGTCTCGGTGATGGTGGTCCAGGCCGACGGGGCCGCGTACGTCATGGACGCCGCTCCCGAACAGGCCAAGGAAGCCCTCCAGACCATCTCCGGCACGGGCCGCCAGGCCCTCGCCGAGATGCGCCGGCTGCTCGGCGTGCTGCGCACCGGCGAACCGCAGGAGTCCGAGGACTACGTGCCGCAGCCGGACGTCGAGCAGATCGAGGTCCTGGTCGAGCAGGTACGGGCGGCCGGCCTGGAGGTGGACTTCGAGGTCGAGGGCGCGCCGCGGCGGCTGCCCACCGGCGTCGAGCTGACGGCGTACCGGATCGTGCAGGAAGCCCTCACCAACACCCGCAAGCACGGGGGCCCGGACGCGAAGGCGAGCGTCCGGCTGGTCTACTTCGACGACGGACTCGGCCTGCTGGTCGAGGACGACGGCCGGGGCGCGGCCCACGAGCTGTACGAGGACGGCGGCGCGGACGGCGCCGGGCACGGTCTGATCGGCATGCGGGAGCGGATCGGCATGGTCGGCGGAACCCTGGACACGGGTCCGCGGCCGGGCGGCGGCTTCCGGATCAGCGCACTGCTTCCCCTGAAGAAGAAATGA
- a CDS encoding SAM-dependent methyltransferase, whose translation MNTQGECTTPVRWRSAMEAALYGPGGFYVRPGGPGPAGHFRTSVHASGLYAGAVARLLLRVDAELGHPAGLDLVDMGAGRGELVAGVLAALPPEVAARVRPYAVERAERPEGLDPRIRWAAAAPVGTTGLLFANEWLDNVPLEVAEDGRYVLVAPDGTESPGGPLDDADRAWLERWWPGPGRAEVGRARDEAWAAAVATVERGLAVAVDYAHTREARPPYGTLTGFRAGREVPPVPDGSCDVTAHVALDACAGPGAALLTQREALTALGVSGARPPLALAGTDPAAYVRALASAGEAAELTARGGLGAFGWLCQPVGIRAWPGETA comes from the coding sequence ATGAACACCCAGGGTGAATGCACGACTCCGGTTCGGTGGCGCTCGGCGATGGAAGCCGCGCTGTACGGGCCCGGCGGCTTCTACGTGCGTCCCGGCGGGCCGGGCCCCGCCGGGCACTTCCGCACCTCCGTCCACGCCTCCGGGCTGTACGCGGGGGCGGTGGCCCGCCTCCTGCTGCGGGTGGACGCCGAGCTGGGGCACCCGGCCGGGCTGGACCTGGTGGACATGGGGGCCGGGCGGGGCGAGCTGGTGGCCGGGGTGCTCGCCGCGCTGCCGCCGGAGGTGGCCGCGCGCGTGCGGCCGTACGCCGTGGAGCGGGCGGAGCGGCCCGAGGGGCTCGACCCGCGGATCCGCTGGGCCGCGGCGGCACCCGTGGGGACGACCGGGCTGCTCTTCGCGAACGAGTGGCTGGACAACGTCCCGCTGGAGGTCGCCGAGGACGGGCGCTACGTCCTGGTCGCACCCGACGGTACGGAGAGCCCGGGCGGCCCCCTCGACGACGCGGACCGGGCCTGGCTGGAGCGGTGGTGGCCGGGGCCGGGCCGGGCGGAGGTCGGCCGGGCGCGGGACGAGGCCTGGGCGGCGGCCGTGGCGACCGTGGAGCGGGGGCTGGCGGTGGCGGTGGACTACGCCCACACCCGGGAGGCGCGGCCCCCGTACGGCACCCTGACGGGCTTTCGCGCGGGCCGGGAGGTGCCGCCGGTCCCGGACGGCAGCTGCGATGTCACCGCCCACGTGGCGCTGGACGCGTGCGCGGGGCCGGGCGCGGCGCTGCTGACCCAGCGCGAGGCGCTGACCGCCCTCGGCGTCTCGGGCGCCCGGCCCCCGCTGGCCCTGGCCGGGACGGACCCGGCCGCGTATGTCCGGGCCTTGGCCTCCGCCGGAGAGGCTGCTGAGCTGACGGCTCGGGGCGGGCTGGGTGCCTTCGGGTGGCTCTGCCAGCCGGTGGGCATCCGGGCCTGGCCCGGGGAGACTGCCTGA
- a CDS encoding RNA polymerase sigma factor: MDQQLFADIYDAHARAVYAHAVRMTSDRAGAEDIVSLTFLEAWRLGETLDGVTHHRAWLLGVATNVLRNTRRAARRHSEAMARLPRSDVIPDPADAVVSRITDTARAAAALAALGRLRRADREVIVLSVWSGLSHAEVAEACGVTEATVRSRLSRARSRLRKLTTADLAAEPAAGHASASRTAREGHL, encoded by the coding sequence GTGGACCAGCAACTGTTCGCGGACATCTACGATGCGCACGCCCGGGCGGTGTACGCGCATGCCGTCCGCATGACCTCCGACCGTGCGGGGGCGGAGGACATCGTCTCCCTCACCTTCCTCGAAGCCTGGCGGCTCGGCGAGACGCTGGACGGAGTCACACACCACCGGGCATGGCTGCTCGGGGTCGCCACCAATGTCCTGCGCAACACGCGCAGGGCCGCGCGTCGGCACAGCGAGGCGATGGCCCGCCTGCCCCGGTCGGACGTCATCCCGGACCCGGCGGACGCAGTGGTGTCCCGCATCACCGACACCGCCAGGGCGGCAGCCGCGCTGGCCGCCCTGGGCCGGCTGCGGCGCGCAGACCGCGAGGTCATCGTCCTGTCCGTCTGGTCGGGCCTCAGCCACGCCGAGGTGGCCGAGGCCTGCGGCGTCACGGAGGCGACCGTCCGCTCCCGCCTGTCACGGGCGCGTAGCCGCCTCCGCAAACTCACCACCGCCGATCTGGCCGCGGAGCCGGCCGCGGGGCATGCGTCCGCGTCCCGCACCGCACGGGAGGGACACCTGTGA